A portion of the Zootoca vivipara chromosome 6, rZooViv1.1, whole genome shotgun sequence genome contains these proteins:
- the LOC118086464 gene encoding RING finger protein 224-like encodes MEAAELRSEGQPFLLSGRGSPKMDCIVCYCSYDLSGRLPRRLYCGHTFCQACIRRLHIVVNEQRWIPCPQCRQSTPAPRGGVTMLDLDLAAFLAVKSEKEHPRAVARPEPEPASKSPAKQEPVTRQPAGLCHEAVPRPYLPQNNCCAGCLCCGTTADFQS; translated from the coding sequence ATGGAGGCTGCAGAGCTGCGGTCCGAGGGCCAACCGTTCCTGCTCTCCGGCCGCGGGAGCCCCAAGATGGACTGCATCGTCTGCTACTGCTCCTACGACCTGTCTGGCCGGCTTCCCCGTCGCCTCTACTGCGGCCACACCTTTTGCCAGGCCTGCATCCGGCGGCTCCACATCGTGGTCAACGAACAGCGCTGGATCCCTTGCCCGCAGTGCCGCCAGAGCACGCCAGCTCCCCGCGGAGGGGTCACCATGCTTGACCTGGATCTCGCCGCCTTCCTGGCGGTCAAGTCAGAGAAGGAGCACCCTCGGGCCGTGGCCAGGCCCGAGCCGGAGCCGGCCTCCAAATCGCCCGCCAAGCAGGAGCCGGTCACCCGACAACCTGCAGGCCTGTGCCACGAGGCTGTGCCACGGCCGTACTTGCCGCAAAACAACTGCTGCGCTGGCTGCCTCTGCTGTGGGACCACGGCGGATTTCCAGAGCTGA